In one Desulfallas thermosapovorans DSM 6562 genomic region, the following are encoded:
- a CDS encoding CaiB/BaiF CoA transferase family protein, with translation MLKGIRVLDLTRLLPGPYATMLLGDLGAEIIKVEEPGTGDYMRGFLPRVDGVSVFFLAVNRNKKSITLNLKKERGKEIFLALAREADVIIEGFRPGVMQGLGLDYEAVRQVNPGIVYCSLSGYGQNGPYRDRAGHDINYLSVSGVLGITGVRDAQPVVPGVQVADLTGGMFAVIGILSALWQKQREGQGAYLDLSMTDGLFSMMSIHLANLMAIGTPAARGNMMLCGALTCYNVYRTMDNGYVALGALEAKFWQNFCRALGREDLVSGHSSRAVEDDPVYREVREIFLSHTRDWWRDFGEKVDCCLTPVDTAEEVLEGEYARSRGLIIDVARPGGGMLRQVRHPLVVDGVPVNKALCPPALGEHNAELYGALGLDREELALLKEQGVI, from the coding sequence ATGCTCAAAGGGATTCGTGTGCTGGATCTGACCCGGCTGCTGCCGGGTCCCTATGCCACTATGCTGCTGGGTGACCTGGGGGCCGAGATCATTAAAGTTGAAGAACCCGGGACCGGAGATTACATGCGTGGGTTTTTGCCCCGGGTGGACGGGGTCAGTGTATTTTTTCTGGCAGTAAATCGCAATAAAAAGAGTATCACGCTGAATTTGAAAAAAGAGCGGGGTAAGGAAATTTTCCTGGCGCTGGCCAGGGAGGCCGATGTGATTATTGAAGGCTTTCGTCCCGGTGTTATGCAGGGATTGGGCCTCGATTATGAGGCCGTACGGCAGGTTAACCCCGGTATAGTGTACTGTTCCCTTTCGGGTTACGGGCAGAACGGTCCCTACCGGGACCGGGCCGGGCATGATATTAACTACCTGTCGGTCAGCGGTGTGCTGGGCATCACCGGGGTCAGGGATGCCCAGCCCGTAGTACCGGGGGTGCAGGTGGCCGATCTCACCGGAGGCATGTTCGCCGTAATCGGTATTTTGTCCGCGTTGTGGCAAAAGCAGCGGGAGGGGCAGGGTGCCTATCTGGATTTATCCATGACCGACGGGTTGTTTTCCATGATGTCCATTCACCTGGCCAATCTCATGGCCATCGGGACGCCGGCGGCCCGGGGGAATATGATGCTGTGCGGCGCCCTGACCTGTTATAATGTCTACCGCACCATGGATAATGGCTACGTGGCGCTGGGGGCGCTGGAGGCCAAGTTCTGGCAGAACTTCTGCCGTGCCCTGGGCCGGGAGGATCTGGTTTCCGGCCATTCTTCCCGGGCTGTGGAAGATGATCCGGTATACCGGGAGGTAAGGGAAATCTTTCTTTCCCATACCAGGGACTGGTGGCGGGATTTCGGCGAAAAGGTGGACTGCTGTCTGACACCGGTGGACACTGCGGAGGAAGTATTGGAAGGTGAGTATGCCCGCAGTCGGGGGCTGATCATTGATGTGGCCCGTCCCGGTGGGGGCATGTTGCGCCAGGTGCGCCACCCCCTGGTCGTTGATGGCGTGCCCGTTAATAAAGCGCTGTGTCCACCTGCTTTGGGCGAGCACAATGCCGAGCTGTACGGCGCACTGGGGCTGGACCGGGAGGAACTGGCCCTGTTGAAGGAGCAAGGGGTTATTTAA
- a CDS encoding DUF3243 domain-containing protein, which translates to MELGVSWHQWKKMLHHAVNAAEAVGMSDERINDIACRVGQFLAEKVDPGNREQRLLNELWSEAREDEKKVLAGLIIRMVDKTEKM; encoded by the coding sequence GTGGAACTCGGGGTATCGTGGCACCAGTGGAAAAAAATGCTGCACCATGCTGTAAATGCTGCCGAGGCAGTGGGTATGTCAGACGAGCGTATTAATGACATAGCTTGCCGGGTGGGGCAATTTCTGGCCGAAAAAGTGGACCCCGGCAACCGGGAACAGCGGCTGCTTAATGAATTGTGGAGCGAGGCCCGGGAGGACGAAAAAAAGGTGCTGGCCGGTCTGATCATACGCATGGTGGATAAGACCGAGAAAATGTAA